In the genome of Triticum urartu cultivar G1812 chromosome 5, Tu2.1, whole genome shotgun sequence, one region contains:
- the LOC125556259 gene encoding protein PIN-LIKES 3-like: MGLLELFITACMPVLNMLLVTGVGSFLATDSAGILGKEARKHLNYVVFYVFNPALIATYLAKTITMESLAKLWFMPVNVFFTFIFGLILGWIVIKVTGAPLKLRGLILGCCSAGNLGNIFLIIIPALCKEKGSPFGTPDVCQTYGLAYSSLSLAIGAVFLWTGAYNIIRANSNVTEGDGSSPITQTKVLVSGGTRCADSEDNRDRVDECTLPLISNRTKTKVPLMERAKGFVSSVSGAIDLRKLFAPSTIGVIIGFIIGGIPLIRNALIGDDAPLRVLRESGELIGGAAVPSVTLIMGGNLITGMRGRASVPPSVIAGVAVVRFVLLPLVGTALVNAAVRYGVIRPDPLYQFVLLLQYAVPPAMNIGTITQLFGVGESECSVIFVWVYALASVAVTMWSAFFMWTLS, translated from the exons ATGGGGCTCCTGGAGCTCTTCATCACGGCGTGCATGCCCGTCCTCAACATGCTCCTGGTTACTGGTGTTGGATCGTTCTTGGCAACTGACTCCGCTGGGATACTGGGGAAAGAAGCAAGGAAACACCTAAACTAT GTAGTGTTTTATGTATTCAATCCAGCTCTTATTGCAACCTATCTGGCAAAAACGATCACCATGGAAAGCTTGGCCAAATT GTGGTTCATGCCGGTGAATGTGTTCTTCACTTTCATCTTCGGGTTGATCCTCGGTTGGATCGTCATAAAAGTCACCGGGGCTCCCCTCAAGTTAAGAGGCCTCATTTTGGGCTGCTGTTCTGCTG GCAATCTGGGCAACATTTTCCTCATCATCATTCCAGCTCTCTGCAAAGAGAAGGGGAGCCCGTTCGGCACGCCTGATGTTTGCCAGACTTACGGACTAGCCTATTCATCGCTCTCATTGGCT ATTGGTGCCGTCTTTCTGTGGACGGGCGCGTATAACATTATTCGTGCAAATTCAAATGTCACTGAAGGAGATGGCAGCTCGCCTATAACTCAAACAAAAGTCTTGGTTTCAGGAGGAACCAGATGTGCAGATTCAGAAGATAATCGAGATCGTGTCGACGAATGCACTCTGCCGTTGATATCAAATCGAACCAAAACGAAG GTCCCATTGATGGAGAGAGCAAAAGGATTTGTATCGTCGGTTTCTGGAGCAATTGATCTGAGGAAGCTATTTGCCCCTTCAACTATTGGAGTG ATTATCGGGTTTATAATTGGAGGAATACCTCTGATTAGAAATGCTCTGATCGGCGACGATGCCCCTCTTCGTGTCCTTCGCGAGTCCGGTGAACTAATAGG CGGAGCAGCCGTTCCATCCGTCACGTTGATCATGGGAGGGAACCTCATCACAG GGATGCGCGGAAGGGCGAGCGTCCCGCCGTCGGTGATCGCCGGCGTCGCGGTGGTCAGGTTTGTGCTGCTGCCTCTGGTGGGCACCGCGCTGGTGAATGCCGCGGTCCGCTACGGCGTCATCCGGCCGGACCCGCTGTACCAGTTCGTCCTCCTGCTGCAGTACGCCGTCCCGCCCGCCATGAACATCG GGACGATCACGCAGCTGTTCGGCGTGGGGGAGAGCGAGTGCTCGGTGATCTTCGTGTGGGTGTACGCGCTCGCGTCCGTGGCCGTCACCATGTGGTCCGCGTTTTTCATGTGGACGCTCTCGTGA
- the LOC125509785 gene encoding splicing factor U2af small subunit A-like → MAEHLASIFGTEKDRVNCPFYFKIGACRHGDRCSRLHNKPSVSPTLLLCNMYQRPDMITPGVDAQGNPIDPVKIQGDFEDFYEDIFDELSKHGEVENLHVCDNLADHLIGNVYVQFREEDQAAKALQALQGRFYSGRPIIAEFSPVTDFREATCRQFEEHNCNRGGYCNFMHVKEIGRDLRKRLYGHLHRSRRSHSRSSRSPSPYRHHARDRDRSSRSRDRGDYYGGSLDRGDYGDYYHHSRRSSERNRNYDSDGSRLRRRHRSRTRSPVREGSEERRAKIEQWNREREAPARQGSEERRAKIEQWNRERETAQA, encoded by the coding sequence ATGGCCGAGCACCTCGCGTCGATCTTCGGCACGGAGAAGGACCGCGTGAACTGCCCGTTCTACTTCAAGATCGGCGCGTGCCGGCACGGCGACCGCTGCTCCCGCCTGCACAACAAGCCGTCCGTCTCGCCCACGCTGCTGCTCTGCAACATGTACCAGCGCCCCGACATGATCACCCCGGGCGTGGACGCGCAGGGCAACCCCATCGACCCCGTCAAGATCCAGGGCGACTTCGAGGACTTCTACGAGGACATCTTCGACGAGCTCAGCAAGCACGGCGAGGTCGAGAACCTGCACGTCTGCGACAACCTCGCCGACCACCTCATCGGCAACGTCTACGTGCAGTTCAGGGAGGAGGACCAGGCCGCCAAGGCGCTCCAGGCGCTGCAGGGGAGGTTCTACTCGGGCCGCCCCATCATTGCTGAGTTCTCGCCCGTCACCGACTTCCGGGAGGCCACCTGCCGGCAGTTCGAGGAGCACAACTGCAACCGTGGAGGGTACTGCAACTTCATGCATGTCAAGGAGATTGGCAGGGACCTCAGGAAGAGGCTGTATGGGCACCTGCATAGGTCCAGGAGGAGCCACAGCAGGAGCAGCCGGAGCCCGAGCCCCTACCGTCACCACGCCAGGGACCGTGATCGCTCCTCGCGGTCTAGGGACCGTGGCGACTACTATGGAGGCAGCCTGGACCGTGGTGACTACGGCGACTACTACCACCATAGCCGGAGGAGCAGCGAGAGGAACCGCAACTATGACAGCGATGGGAGCAGGCTGCGCCGGCGACACAGGTCTAGGACTAGGAGCCCGGTCAGGGAGGGCAGCGAGGAGAGGAGGGCGAAGATTGAGCAGTGGAACCGTGAAAGGGAGGCGCCTGCCAGGCAGGGCAGCGAGGAGAGGAGGGCGAAGATCGAGCAGTGGAACCGTGAGAGGGAGACGGCGCAGGCGTGA
- the LOC125556261 gene encoding uncharacterized protein LOC125556261 encodes MASQLVESHRAGAEVHKGNDICKKKTVELLEVLGLPKGLFPMDDIEEVGHNCESGFVWILQKKKKEHMFNKLNQTVSYDTKVTAFVEKGKMKKVTGVKVEEFSLIEVYVDESSADKVTIKTDTGLSDTHDAAVFALGE; translated from the coding sequence ATGGCGTCCCAGCTGGTTGAGAGCCACCGTGCCGGCGCCGAGGTCCACAAGGGGAACGATATCTGCAAGAAGAAGACCGTCGAGCTTCTCGAAGTGCTTGGCCTCCCGAAAGGCCTCTTTCCTATGGATGACATCGAGGAGGTCGGGCACAACTGTGAGAGTGGGTTCGTGTGGATACttcaaaagaagaagaaagagcaCATGTTCAACAAGCTCAACCAGACCGTTTCCTACGACACTAAGGTGACCGCTTTTGTGGAAAAGGGCAAGATGAAGAAGGTCACCGGGGTCAAGGTCGAAGAGTTTTCTTTGATCGAGGTCTATGTAGATGAGTCTTCTGCTGATAAGGTCACCATCAAGACCGACACCGGTCTGTCTGACACCCATGATGCGGCCGTGTTCGCTCTCGGAGAATAG
- the LOC125556262 gene encoding uncharacterized protein LOC125556262 encodes MASQLVESHRAGAEVHKGNDICKKKTVELLEVLGLPKGLFPMDDIEEVGHNCESGFVWILQKNKKEHMFNKLNQTVFYDTEVTAFVEKGKMKKVTGVKVEEFSLVEVYVDESSADKVTIKTDTGLADTHDAVVFALGE; translated from the coding sequence ATGGCGTCCCAGCTGGTTGAGAGCCACCGTGCCGGCGCCGAGGTCCACAAGGGGAACGATATCTGCAAGAAGAAGACCGTCGAGCTTCTCGAAGTGCTTGGCCTCCCGAAAGGCCTCTTTCCTATGGATGACATCGAGGAGGTCGGGCACAACTGTGAGAGTGGGTTCGTGTGGATACTTCAAAAGAATAAGAAAGAGCACATGTTCAACAAGCTCAACCAGACCGTCTTCTACGACACTGAGGTGACCGCTTTTGTGGAAAAGGGCAAGATGAAGAAGGTCACCGGGGTCAAGGTCGAGGAGTTTTCTTTGGTCGAGGTCTATGTGGATGAGTCTTCTGCTGATAAGGTCACCATCAAGACCGACACCGGTCTGGCTGACACCCATGATGCGGTCGTGTTCGCTCTCGGAGAATAG
- the LOC125556263 gene encoding uncharacterized protein LOC125556263: MASQLVESHRAGAEVHKGNDICKKKTVELLEELGLPKGLFPMDDIEEVGHNCESGFVWILQKKEKEHTFNKLNQTVSYDTEVTAFVEKGKMKKVTGVKIEDLSLVEVYVDESSADKVTIKTDTGLSDTHDAAVFALGE, translated from the coding sequence ATGGCGTCCCAGCTTGTCGAGAGCCACCGCGCCGGTGCCGAGGTCCACAAGGGGAACGATATCTGCAAGAAGAAGACGGTCGAGCTTCTCGAAGAGCTCGGCCTCCCGAAAGGCCTCTTTCCTATGGATGACATCGAGGAGGTCGGGCACAACTGTGAGAGTGGGTTCGTGTGGATACTTCAGAAGAAGGAGAAAGAGCACACGTTCAACAAGCTCAACCAGACCGTCTCCTACGACACTGAGGTGACCGCTTTTGTGGAAAAGGGTAAGATGAAGAAGGTCACCGGGGTCAAGATCGAGGACCTGTCTTTGGTCGAGGTCTATGTGGATGAGTCTTCTGCTGATAAGGTTACCATCAAGACCGACACCGGCCTGTCTGACACCCATGATGCGGCCGTGTTCGCTCTCGGAGAATAG